Part of the Montipora foliosa isolate CH-2021 chromosome 13, ASM3666993v2, whole genome shotgun sequence genome is shown below.
TTTCAAGATACTTCGCTAACAATATATGACGTGatcaagatggaataatcacgaaagacttatgataaacAAAGTTAACGTTATGGAGGCCCGTTCtggtcaaaattctgataataaACTTGTCTCACAAGACAGTTTTTCAGCCACCGTTATACCTTTTAACGGCCTGTTGTGTATTTTTATCGGTAATACAAAACGGCTTTTTTCGGTGTGTTCCTAATTATTTTTAACagcataaattattttatgtAAAAGGGCctggttatttttttttaaggttttaTGAATGAATTTTTTAACGCGCAccaagatttttttttgagTGGTACTGCGAATTATTTTCCATAGTACTGAGAGAATTATTTTTCGCGGTGTcgtgaatttattttttagccAACAATACATTGCGGGCTTGTGATCTTGGGGGACTGGCTCGAGTATCTTCCCGCTCAATTTTTCCCTTCCTTCCAGCCAACTAAGTAGTCTGTTTGATCGGCAGTAAAGCGTTGGAGAAATTTTTGGAGATGGATGAGTCTATTCAACGGGAGATACGTGAGATAGCTAATAATGCCATAACAGAAATTAGTCGAATTTCCCAGCTAGTGAACTCCACTCATACTGAGAGGGCAAGTAATCGACGAGGTTCTTGCACTTCCAGTAGATCATCATCTGCTACTGCTTTAAATGCCGGCCCGTCTGGATCAGAATCGGGAGCTTCCTCTGGAAGTTCAGGGTGTTTAGTAAGTGAACTGCACCGAAGATTTCCGAGTCTGCAAAGAACAACTCAGCGTAGTTCTACTCCCACTTCGAGTACCAGAGGTcgtttagcctgcgtagctggcgggattTTCGTGCGCGAGTGCTTCTGATTTGGTTGCGAAGCCGTGAAAGCGAGTGGCTCAGCCGTGAGAGGATTGGTTAAGAGTCGAGTTGAATTCCCGCCTGCCCAAATTCATGGGGTTTTTTGAATTATGCGTTCACCAGTGCACGCGAATTTcggattggctgagagcactgaaacgtcaatcaaatgttttggTAATTTCCCTTGGGAGAGTTTCGAGAGACTGAACAAATCTTCTCgtcaaaacaaaatcaaaatatcGCAGAAGCATTAACTAGAGCGTTGTCGCTCTTGAATATTCGTCGGGAAATAGTGCAGTTTTGTTGAAGCCAGAGCAGGAAACGGCCCTTAACAATCTTCTTCATGGGAGAGACGTCATGGCAATTTTGCAAACAGGTTTTGGCAAGAGCATGATATATACTGCCTTCGCTCTTGCCAAAGAAGAAATCTCTTCATCGAAAACGTGTGTGATTGTCATTGCCCCGTTGAAAAGTATTATAGACGACCAGATTTCCGAAATGTTGTCGCTGAACTGCACGGCAATGGAACTTACGACGGAAGCACTGAATGCGGTTCGAGAGAGTCCACCTCAATTTCTCTATCGCTCCGCTGAGACGGTGTTAGGAAAGGCATTCCTTGCCGCTTTAAAAGAAGACAGTGCTCTACATCGAGCCGTGTCGACGATTGTGGTCGACGAATCACACACAGAATGTCAAATTCGCTAccgttttccatttttttctgcaCAGATTTACTATTATCGATTTCGTCTTATCATGAAACGAGCTGAACGTTTCAACGCGACCACCCGTGTTAACAATTACCACTTTAGCTTCGGTGCTTGAACTTTCAAGTAAGTCTTCCACGTTTAGATATGAGAGAAAAAGTTCGCCAGCTTCCTGAGGTGAGTCATCCGCTGTGTTCAAAGTAGAGAGTTCGTTGTGATCGCTGTCAGTGTTAACCACAGAGCTCGAAACATCTTTAAAACTTAAGGATATTTTCGCTGATGATTTTTGTCCAGTCGCTTTTTTCCCCTTATCTGGCTTGAGGACTTCTATCTGGCGATGAAATAGTTGTTGGCAAAAGCCGCTTGAATCTACCAGAATGGTCATCAACTTCCATCACAGCCGAGTTATCCTTCTCTCTTTTCAAGTTTGAGGCGATGAAGGTATTACTTGGAAGACTTACTTGAAAGTTCAAGCACCGATGAAGGTATGGAAATCAAATGCGTTCCGTATTTTCGTACCACATTTTCGTACATACTCGATCAGAGAACGTGTCGGATTTTTCAATTTCCAGTCCAATATGTGAACAGAGTTCTGCCAAAGTCAGACCTTGTATGCATCCTTCGCGCTTCGAGACCTTGAAAAGGTTTTGCGTTGAAAtatacgaatttttttttaattctccgTATTTAATCTTTAGCGGACAACAACACAATCTACAATTATCATTGACGTTTGAAATAGCCCGTTGAACATTGCCAGGCTTTTTCGGCGTATCGCCCTTCGTAGCCATCGAAAAAGACGAAAGAGCATGaggatttgttttgatttcttgcCAAACGTGCCACACTTTTCTCGCGAAGTTTCATATTACTATCAAGCCTATGATTGGCTGGGGAAATTGAAGCCAGACAAGTTGTCACCGCGGGTGTCAAAATGATGTGAAGGGGGCGGCAGTCAAAAACCCCTCGAATCCGGGCAGgcggtttttatttttatcgcggcttcgccgctcgttctcgcgcgcttcgcgcgcgaatttcgcggcttcgccgctcgtgcgCCCGGCTCGacaaaaaccgccatgctacgcaggctagaggTCGTTCTAATTCCACTCAAAGGGTTGGTCGTCCATCGAATGAGTTCACGATCAAAGACATTATTATTGTGGGTTTACAGTGTGAAAAAACGCCATCAACTCGCCAGGAGAAGGTCAGtctccaacaaagaaatcgCGTTATATGTGGATTTACAATTGACAAAGGATGGAATGAAAAAACTCTTTATAACAGAGTGAAAGAACAGTTTCCAGAGGAATGCAAAGGCACCGAGTTCGAATTTGTGAAGAATGTCTCAGGGGTGCTAGTGAAACCGACATTGGCTTCAGGGGTAAGGATCAATGCAAACATTTTGCTGAAGAGTATTGCTCCTACAGGTGCTGTGTATGTGCCTTTACTGGTTGAGGATGACCCTGATGAGGCAGAAAGTAGTATTCAAAGAAGTCTGGATGAGTTCATTTCCGAAGTAAATGAAAATAATCAAGTAGAGAGCGTCATCGTACAAGATGAGGTGCAATCTGTGCGCCGTCAAGAGTCAAATACAGAAGTAGAATCTGCAGTGCAACAGGGACATGTCGCTGAATCTCCAGGAGACCAAAATTTAGATAATGAAGTGCAACATGCAGTTGAATCCGCAGATGATCACGGCCGAGAAAATGAAGAACAATATGAAGTGCATCCTGCGGCTAATGAGGAACAACAAGTTGATGATGGCGAACAACCTCTCAGTGAAGCTGACTACATAAGAATCATTGATAACATTACTGTCAATATTAATTATTGATGAACGTAAAGGATTTCAAAATCCAGTCCTTATCCTAAAGAAAGCACAAGAACACATTTTAGTTGGAAGGCAGTTGGATGTAGTTGACCCTTCCACAGAACTAAAGGGAAAGACCAACTTTGTAGTTGTAGATAGGGACAATCTTTTTCAAGATGCATTAGCTGAAATATCATTAACTGACAACCTAAGGCTGCCACTTGAGGTAAATTTTATGGGAGAGGGTGCTCAGGATTTTGGAGGGCCTAGAAAAGAATTTTTCAGGTTGGTTcttaaagaaatcaaagaaaagttGTTTGACAATGGACTGAATGAGGACTTTGCAGAACAGTATTATATATCTGGAATAATAATGGGATTAAGTGTTCTACAGAATGGGAAAATTCCCACCTTTTTGTCAGAGAAACAACTTCAAGACCTTGTTGATGACTCATTGGAGCATTCACCCTGCATTGTCAACCTACGAAATGGTTTGCGTAAAGTTGGAGTCCTGCAATTGATGACAAAGCTTCCTGTGTTTCTATACCTTTTTAGGCCCTCTGACACCAGACTCAATGTGAGGAATCTTGTACATCTGTTAGAACCAAAGTTTGCAGAGGAGGGTTCCAAcactaagaggtaccaaaaagAAGCATATGCTGCATTTTACAGATATGTAAAAGAAGTTGCTTCTGGGAGAAGGGTTACTGGATCCACCACCCTAACCCTTAATTACATTTTACAATTTGTTTGTGGAGCAGATGAGGAACCAGTTTTGGGGTTTTCCATTTCCCCTCAAATAAAGTTTGTATCAAGCAGTGGGTGCTTCCTACCTTCTTCAAACACCTGCACTAATACATTGCATCTCCCATCTCCAACCAGCACAATCAGTCTTCCTTCAGATGACATACTCTTTAATTTGTATGACTATGCTTTTGGTAGCACATactttgaaattatttagctcCTTCGAATAACAGTTGTAGAGTTGAGAGCGTTTGTTGCATTTGTTACCAAAAGGCCCTTTTCACAAATGAGGATTAAGAGTTTAAATTGAAAGCTATGCTTTGTGACAAGTTAATTAGGAAGGAGGTGACACTTTGTTTTGAGAGCTTTTATATCGAACCACAGCTTGAACATTGAAGGCAAGATTTGATTGAAAGAAAACTGTCAGTTGCCATGTAATCCAATGAATGACAACATCAAGACATGTTGAGTTTATAGGACATTTTTCAAATTGACAGAAATGACTCTTAATCTGGGATATTCTGCTCATTCCTGGGTTTTTCATTTTAACAGTAGCTTCTGCCTTGCATGGTTGGGTTGTTTGATTTGGTTCAATTTTTGTGTCTCCTCAAGTGAGATCTACTCTTGTTCTAAATAGTGTTTTCCTGGCCTTACTTATACCTTAATACAAATATTTTGACAGATATTAGAAAGTGTAACAAAAGTCTACTTTTATACCTGGCAtttgttattattgtattttgtcATTACATTcctttaataaaaacgtttatCTTATCAATCCAAGAACTGGATATCCTTTTTTTTCAGTATGGTGAGTATGGtttcctggaaaaaaaaaaaacaactctcAACACAGGAATTAGGCTATGGAACTCAGACTTGAGCATTGTGGCTGATGAACTGTCAAATTATTTCCTGAATTGTTACAATTCTTGTTTTTACAGTGTTCACAGCTTTAGGTCATAGTTCTGGGCATTTTGTtacaaaaaagagaaacaaaagaaacagaaagatGAAAGATGCAACATTGTTTTATACCTTATCCACGTCATTGCCTCTTACTGTTAATGAAACAGGTAGCAGGAATCATGGAATGAACTCTGAATTAAGGACTGTAGATTTCTCATGACAAAACATGGAGTGCTGAATGTAAACTGAGtacaaagagttttttttttggggggggggggagggggtgggtgGCTAACAACATtagtttttaatgtttttatgtTAATGTTTTGAGGGATCGTGACTCTTATACATCTGTCTTATCCCTCTCTTATCATGGAATACAATTTTGCAAAGTGTTCCAAGGGCATAAAATGACTCAATGCACCATGAGATTGAAATCTGGGGTAATGCACTTCTCAGCCTCTATGGTCTGGTATAAATCTTGGTTGAACTGACAAAATTAAGTTCAATCCCTTCCTCCATGAACCAGGAACAAAGTGAGTTTTAAAATGCTATTAATATTTGACTCAGAGAACTCCCAGATATCAATATCACAAGCCGATCAACTGGGCATTCCAATGACTTCTATTCTTCAGTTTCTTCCTCATTCAAAACGAACAATGTCATGCATTCAACACTGTCAAGGTAATTGTTCCAACCTTGATTGTGGTCATTTTGAAAGGGATCTGGCAGTCGCATCCTTTGCTCTTCTGCGAGCATAAAGGTTGGTGGATCAACGTGTACCTGGTAGTCTTCATCAGTCACTGTGGCTGATTCATCAGGGTCCACACCATACTGTTCCATTTCATCTACAGTGAGTTCAGTGTGTTGAGAATTTATGTTCTGCAGCATACCACTTGTCCACAGTTGTAGCGGGGACATATTATGCTCTGTTGACACTGGCCTTTGATTCATTTGATCTACAAACTCCTGAAGGGATTTATTGATTCTAGGTAAGTATATGTAATGAAGACAAAACAGATGTAGTTCATTCAAAGGGTCAAGAATACCATCTTTTTCCATTTCATCAAATAACTTTGCATAAAAACACAGGACACCTGCATAGACATCCCTATGGGCTCTTTCTACCCGGCAATTATGAACAGAGGATCCAGTTATAATGCTTCCCCTGTCCAAGCCTCTTCTCCTCAACATGAACTGAGCAACAAGAACATTCTCCATGCCATAATCACATCTTGCCCTTGATGGCAACCCAAAGGTTTCTGTGCTCTCCTCAAAAAGTCCTAATACTGTCTCAGCTCTGTTATTGTCACAGCACATGCAATGGGTAATCAAACGTGAAAATCCATCTATACAAACATGGACTATGAGTTTCCATCGGATTAGCTTGTGGGCTGAATCAAAGTGCCACAGTGAGTTTGGTGTTGGAACATTGTACTTTCGACGATAAATTACCAACCGCCACCTTAAAGCAGTGCCTACAGGGTCTAACCGTCGCAAACAGCTGCTCACCCTCCAGCGTTGAACTCGCAACCCTCTACTTCGTAAAGCTCCAATGAAtcttcttctaccaatatttggCGTGAGAAATCCGCCATTGTTGGCATTTGTATCAGCGGCAGTTATTTCTTTGTAGATTTGGTCTAACTCATGATCAGATATGTCTGAATATTGGTCAAAATCCTCACTTATTCCAAGCGCCCTTCGTCTTCTCTGAAGCGTAGGCACACTTATGTGAAGCAACTGGGCTATTTCTTCCCATGAAAAATGTATAGAACGCAAATATTCTATTTGTTCCTTCGTTATGTTCAAAGCCGGTCTTCCAGGTCCTTGACCCTCCAATCTTTGAggataaaatggaacagaattCTCGGTACGTGATGCAGCAGTTTCACAAGACGCATAAAGTCAAACGGTGCACGTGCTCAGGAAGGGAATAATCGGGTTGTTCAAATTGGGCAGACACTTCGTATTCAATAAGGGTCAGAGTTGTGTACGAGTCTTGCAACTGCTGCGTAGTCTCCTCTATTAAATCCACTGTCCAGAAAACGTCATCACTCGCGCACATACTTAACAGTCCTTTCAGATTTTGCAAGAAAAGCTGAAAACCTCGCTGTTTCTTTCTCTGAAAACTCGCCTTGGCATTCTGTTCTTCCTCCGGTCGCACAATTTTCAAAGTGGCCGCCAAGAAAGTCGAACACTCGAGCCAGTCCCCCAAAATCACAAGCCCGCAATGTATTGTTggc
Proteins encoded:
- the LOC137983721 gene encoding uncharacterized protein; its protein translation is MGLSVLQNGKIPTFLSEKQLQDLVDDSLEHSPCIVNLRNGLRKVGVLQLMTKLPVFLYLFRPSDTRLNVRNLVHLLEPKFAEEGSNTKRYQKEAYAAFYRYVKEVASGRRVTGSTTLTLNYILQFVCGADEEPVLGFSISPQIKFVSSSGCFLPSSNTCTNTLHLPSPTSTISLPSDDILFNLYDYAFGSTYFEII